A region from the Micrococcus cohnii genome encodes:
- a CDS encoding CCA tRNA nucleotidyltransferase: MTDSAARVPLPAGLPADAALPAVVVELGRRFAEAGHELSLVGGPVRDLFLGRGSGDLDFTSDADPDAIERIGAGWADATWDVGRRFGTIGFQKDGWQIEVTTYRAEKYDPSSRKPTVAFGDSLEDDLLRRDFTVNAMALRLPQMDLVDPYGGVRDLAAGVIRTPGTPEDSFSDDPLRMMRAARFAAQLGFEVADEVEEAMAAMHERIGIISAERVREELVKLIGGAHPRRGLDLLVRTGLADVVLPELPALRLETDEHHRHKDVYEHSLTVLEQAMDWERKYSESSPDVVLRLAALLHDVGKPATRRFEPSGAVSFRHHEVVGAKLVRKRMKALKFDNDSTKAVSRLVELHMRFYGYGEQGWTDSAVRRYVHDAGDVLNRLHALTRSDVTTRNRRKAARLEHAYDDLERRIEEISEAEQMAALRPDLDGQQIMALLGIRPGPVVGRAYKHLLEWRIDEGPHEQAEAEAELRRWWAEQPESAEENEG, from the coding sequence ATGACTGACTCCGCCGCACGCGTCCCGCTGCCCGCCGGCCTGCCCGCCGACGCCGCCCTGCCCGCCGTCGTCGTCGAACTGGGGCGCCGGTTCGCCGAGGCCGGGCATGAGCTCTCGCTGGTCGGCGGCCCCGTGCGCGACCTGTTCCTGGGCCGCGGCTCGGGTGACCTCGACTTCACCTCCGACGCCGACCCCGACGCGATCGAGCGGATCGGCGCGGGCTGGGCGGACGCGACGTGGGACGTCGGCCGCCGCTTCGGGACCATCGGGTTTCAGAAGGACGGCTGGCAGATCGAGGTGACGACGTACCGGGCCGAGAAGTACGACCCGTCCAGCCGCAAGCCGACGGTCGCGTTCGGGGACAGCCTCGAGGACGACCTGCTGCGCCGGGACTTCACCGTCAACGCCATGGCGCTGCGCCTGCCGCAGATGGACCTGGTGGACCCCTACGGCGGCGTCCGCGACCTGGCCGCCGGGGTGATCCGCACCCCCGGCACACCCGAGGACTCCTTCTCCGACGATCCGCTGCGCATGATGCGCGCCGCCCGCTTCGCCGCACAGCTCGGTTTCGAGGTGGCCGACGAGGTGGAAGAGGCCATGGCCGCGATGCACGAGCGGATCGGGATCATCTCCGCCGAGCGCGTGCGCGAGGAGCTCGTGAAGCTGATCGGCGGGGCGCATCCGCGCCGCGGCCTCGACCTGCTCGTGCGGACGGGTCTGGCTGACGTCGTGCTGCCCGAGCTGCCGGCCCTGCGCCTGGAGACCGACGAGCACCACCGCCATAAGGACGTGTACGAGCACTCCCTGACGGTGCTCGAGCAGGCCATGGACTGGGAGCGGAAGTACTCGGAGTCCTCCCCCGACGTCGTGCTGCGCCTGGCCGCGCTGCTGCACGACGTCGGCAAGCCGGCCACCCGCCGGTTCGAGCCGTCCGGGGCGGTGAGCTTCCGCCATCACGAGGTGGTCGGCGCGAAGCTTGTGCGCAAGCGGATGAAGGCGCTGAAGTTCGACAACGACTCCACGAAGGCCGTCAGCCGCCTCGTCGAGCTGCACATGCGCTTCTACGGGTACGGGGAGCAGGGCTGGACCGACTCGGCGGTGCGCCGGTACGTGCATGACGCCGGGGACGTGCTGAACCGGCTGCACGCGCTGACCCGCTCCGACGTGACGACGCGCAACCGCCGCAAGGCCGCCCGCCTCGAGCATGCCTACGACGACCTCGAACGGCGCATCGAGGAGATCTCCGAGGCCGAGCAGATGGCCGCCCTGCGCCCGGACCTGGACGGGCAGCAGATTATGGCGTTGCTGGGGATCCGCCCCGGCCCCGTGGTGGGGCGGGCCTATAAGCACCTGCTTGAGTGGCGGATCGACGAGGGCCCGCACGAGCAGGCCGAGGCCGAGGCTGAGCTGCGGCGGTGGTGGGCGGAGCAGCCGGAGAGCGCGGAGGAGAACGAGGGCTGA
- a CDS encoding NUDIX hydrolase encodes MSSPDPSTSRGAPLPSALMGRFRRRSAAVPSQPDRVRSVAPAASSGLPTVEEVSAGGIVIRRHQGRLEVAIIARYNRGGRLEWCLPKGHPEGREGHREAAVREVEEETGIAGEILEPLGSIDYWFTVPRQRVHKTVHHFLLRAIGGELTIENDPDQEAVDVEWVCLTQVGRRLSFANERRIVDTARRIVDQHFPGDA; translated from the coding sequence ATGTCCAGCCCCGACCCTTCGACGTCCCGGGGGGCTCCCCTGCCCTCGGCGCTGATGGGCCGGTTCCGCCGTCGCAGCGCTGCGGTGCCGTCGCAGCCTGATCGCGTGCGGTCCGTCGCGCCCGCCGCCTCCTCCGGCCTGCCCACGGTCGAGGAGGTCTCCGCCGGCGGCATCGTGATCCGCCGCCACCAGGGTCGGCTCGAGGTCGCGATCATCGCGCGCTACAACCGAGGTGGCCGACTCGAGTGGTGCCTGCCGAAGGGCCACCCCGAGGGACGCGAGGGGCACCGCGAAGCCGCCGTGCGCGAGGTCGAAGAGGAGACCGGCATCGCCGGTGAGATCCTCGAGCCGCTCGGCTCGATCGACTACTGGTTCACCGTGCCTCGTCAGCGCGTGCACAAGACCGTTCACCACTTCCTGTTGCGCGCGATCGGCGGCGAGCTGACGATCGAGAACGACCCGGATCAGGAGGCCGTCGACGTCGAGTGGGTGTGCCTGACCCAGGTGGGCCGTCGTCTGTCCTTCGCGAACGAGCGCCGCATCGTGGACACGGCCCGCCGGATCGTGGACCAGCACTTCCCCGGCGACGCGTGA
- the murJ gene encoding murein biosynthesis integral membrane protein MurJ — MSSTHAPRTKHSAPPESPDAETTDSSAPAKDESAGHVPAGEKNAARSSAVMAAGTLLSRILGFVRAALLTVAIGSTALVADVFESANTIPNVIYMLLAGGVFNVVLVPQLIKHAKDADRGADYTSRLMTLAVLVMGGFTLVLTLAAAPLMATLTSGWSPEMLTLGTVFALWTLPQVFFYGLYAVVGQVLNANGRFGAYMWAPVLNNVVAIAAIVLYLAMFGRYAGGDQMADWTTTQTVILAGGHTLGIVAQALILFLPLRGLGIGLRPKFGWRGMGLRATGRLAGFTLITMVIGNVVNLLCSRLVTGATAARADAGSRVPGTQGWSEAMAQAAIPGLTAYNMAMLIAVLPHSVFVVSMATVLFNRLTRSIDEGDLVEARRTTGQGLRVFSIPLVFSTVAMIVLAGPLGRVFGSSADTALASGLAIGQVILILAIGLPFRSASFYLMRAFYASEDAKTPMIIQVTSALGVLALSYGAAALAPAWSYAYIVAATGTLSFVYQFVFAHVMIVRRYGDYGFASVVRAHAQTGLAAAGSAVLGCLVLWLLGGYSDGFAWSSIMTALISCAVVGLVMGLAYVVTLRMMRMAELDAFLRPLAARVPGLGRVVGA; from the coding sequence ATGAGCAGCACGCACGCCCCCCGCACCAAGCACTCCGCTCCCCCCGAGTCCCCCGACGCCGAGACGACCGACTCCTCCGCCCCGGCCAAGGACGAATCCGCCGGGCACGTCCCCGCGGGCGAGAAGAACGCCGCCCGGTCGAGCGCCGTCATGGCGGCAGGCACCCTGCTCTCGCGGATCCTCGGTTTCGTCCGCGCCGCCCTGCTGACCGTGGCGATCGGCTCGACGGCCCTCGTCGCCGACGTATTCGAGTCCGCGAACACGATCCCGAACGTGATCTACATGCTCCTGGCCGGCGGCGTGTTCAACGTCGTGCTCGTGCCGCAGCTGATCAAGCACGCCAAGGACGCGGACCGCGGCGCCGACTACACCTCGAGACTCATGACGCTGGCCGTGCTCGTCATGGGCGGGTTCACGCTCGTGCTGACACTCGCCGCGGCCCCGCTGATGGCCACGCTCACGAGCGGCTGGTCCCCCGAGATGCTGACACTCGGCACGGTCTTCGCGCTGTGGACGCTGCCGCAGGTGTTCTTCTACGGGCTCTACGCCGTGGTCGGCCAGGTGCTCAACGCCAACGGCCGCTTCGGCGCCTACATGTGGGCCCCCGTGCTGAACAACGTCGTCGCCATCGCCGCGATCGTGCTCTACCTGGCCATGTTCGGCCGGTACGCCGGCGGCGACCAGATGGCCGACTGGACGACGACGCAGACCGTGATCCTGGCCGGCGGCCACACCCTGGGCATCGTCGCGCAGGCACTCATCCTGTTCCTGCCGCTGCGGGGCCTGGGCATCGGCCTGCGCCCGAAGTTCGGCTGGCGGGGCATGGGGCTGCGCGCCACCGGTCGCCTGGCCGGATTCACCCTGATCACGATGGTGATCGGCAACGTCGTGAACCTGCTGTGCTCGCGCCTGGTCACCGGCGCGACGGCGGCTCGCGCGGACGCCGGCTCCCGCGTCCCCGGCACACAGGGCTGGAGCGAGGCGATGGCCCAGGCCGCGATCCCCGGCCTGACGGCCTACAACATGGCCATGCTCATCGCGGTGCTGCCGCACTCGGTGTTCGTCGTATCGATGGCGACCGTCCTGTTCAATCGGCTGACCCGCTCGATCGACGAGGGCGACCTGGTCGAGGCCCGGCGGACGACGGGGCAGGGTCTGCGCGTGTTCAGCATCCCGCTGGTGTTCTCGACCGTCGCGATGATCGTGCTGGCCGGGCCGCTGGGCCGCGTGTTCGGCTCGTCTGCGGACACGGCGCTGGCCTCCGGGCTGGCGATCGGGCAGGTGATCCTGATCCTGGCGATCGGCCTGCCGTTCCGCTCGGCCTCGTTCTACCTGATGCGCGCCTTCTACGCCTCGGAGGACGCCAAGACGCCGATGATCATCCAGGTCACCTCCGCTCTGGGCGTGCTGGCTCTGTCCTACGGCGCGGCCGCCCTGGCACCGGCGTGGTCCTACGCGTACATCGTGGCCGCGACGGGAACGCTGTCGTTCGTCTACCAGTTCGTGTTCGCGCATGTGATGATCGTGCGCCGCTACGGCGACTACGGCTTCGCCTCGGTGGTGCGCGCGCACGCGCAGACCGGCCTGGCCGCGGCCGGCTCGGCGGTCCTCGGCTGCCTCGTGCTGTGGCTGTTGGGCGGCTACAGCGACGGTTTCGCGTGGAGCTCGATCATGACGGCGCTCATCTCCTGCGCGGTCGTGGGCCTGGTCATGGGCCTGGCCTACGTCGTGACCCTGCGGATGATGCGCATGGCCGAGCTCGACGCCTTCCTGCGTCCGCTCGCCGCGCGTGTGCCGGGCCTGGGCCGCGTCGTCGGCGCCTGA
- the trxB gene encoding thioredoxin-disulfide reductase: MSTAETAEKVHNVAIVGSGPAGYTAAVYTARAHLEPVLVAGAVTAGGELMNTTEVENFPGFPEGVMGPELMANMESQARRFGTDVVFDDVVQADLTSQPKRLTLGDGTVLRAHAVILTTGSAYRKLGVPGEERLSGHGVSWCATCDGFFFRDQHIAVVGGGDSAMEEALFLTKFASKVTVLVRKDELRASKIMAQRARENDKIEFLWNTKVTEVLGEDAVSGLALEDTATGESSTLDVTGLFIAIGHDPRTDLVSDQLELTEHGTIRVEHPSSRTSLTGVFAAGDVTDHTYRQAITAAGSGCVAAQDVEHFLAEALDVAEAAPAGPESDASPA; encoded by the coding sequence ATGAGCACTGCTGAGACCGCCGAGAAGGTGCACAATGTCGCGATCGTCGGCTCCGGACCGGCCGGGTACACGGCCGCCGTCTACACCGCCCGTGCCCACCTGGAGCCGGTGCTGGTCGCCGGCGCCGTGACCGCCGGCGGCGAACTGATGAACACCACCGAGGTCGAGAACTTCCCCGGCTTCCCGGAGGGCGTCATGGGTCCCGAGCTCATGGCGAACATGGAGTCCCAGGCCCGCCGCTTCGGCACCGACGTCGTGTTCGACGACGTGGTCCAGGCCGATCTGACCTCTCAGCCCAAGAGGCTGACCCTCGGCGACGGCACGGTCCTGCGTGCTCACGCCGTGATCCTCACGACCGGCTCGGCCTACCGGAAGCTCGGTGTGCCCGGTGAGGAACGCCTCTCCGGCCACGGCGTGAGCTGGTGCGCCACGTGCGATGGCTTCTTCTTCCGCGATCAGCACATCGCGGTCGTCGGTGGCGGCGACTCCGCCATGGAGGAAGCCCTGTTCCTCACGAAGTTCGCCTCGAAGGTGACCGTCCTGGTCCGCAAGGACGAGCTGCGGGCCTCGAAGATCATGGCCCAGCGTGCCCGGGAGAACGACAAGATCGAGTTCCTGTGGAACACGAAGGTCACCGAGGTGCTCGGCGAGGACGCGGTCTCCGGGCTCGCCCTCGAGGACACGGCGACCGGCGAGAGCTCGACACTGGACGTGACCGGGCTGTTCATCGCGATCGGCCACGATCCCCGCACCGACCTCGTCTCCGATCAGCTCGAACTGACCGAACACGGCACGATCCGCGTCGAGCACCCTTCCTCGCGGACCTCGCTGACCGGGGTGTTCGCCGCGGGCGACGTCACCGACCACACCTACCGGCAGGCGATCACCGCCGCCGGTTCCGGCTGTGTCGCCGCCCAGGACGTCGAGCATTTCCTGGCCGAAGCCCTCGACGTCGCCGAGGCCGCCCCCGCCGGCCCCGAGTCGGACGCGAGCCCGGCCTGA
- the trxA gene encoding thioredoxin, whose amino-acid sequence MATITVTDADFQEKVLDSELPVLVDFWAEWCGPCRMLGPVLEELAAEHEGKVVVAKLNVDENPASAAKYGVTSIPLVLGFQGGEKVKESVGAKPKPQLEQEFADLLA is encoded by the coding sequence ATGGCCACCATCACCGTGACCGACGCCGACTTCCAGGAGAAGGTCCTGGACTCCGAGCTGCCCGTCCTCGTGGACTTCTGGGCCGAGTGGTGCGGCCCCTGCCGCATGCTGGGCCCGGTCCTCGAGGAGCTCGCCGCCGAGCACGAGGGCAAGGTCGTCGTCGCGAAGCTCAACGTCGACGAGAACCCGGCATCCGCCGCGAAGTACGGGGTCACCTCGATCCCGTTGGTCCTGGGCTTCCAGGGCGGCGAGAAGGTCAAGGAGTCCGTGGGCGCCAAGCCGAAGCCGCAGCTGGAGCAGGAGTTCGCCGACCTGCTGGCCTGA
- a CDS encoding ParB/RepB/Spo0J family partition protein, with the protein MPTVKAPAARGTRSADAADNGRGTSPASAEPATSTAPPANDESGAEPSVSTDIAVLREISPEDIHPNPRQPREVFDEEHMEELVASIAEVGILQPVVVREVDGPTRYELIMGERRWRASQRAGLETLPAIVRQTPDENLLRDALLENLHRSQLNPLEEAAAYQQLMEDFECTQEELSARIGRSRPQISNTLRLMKLPPLVQSRVAQGALSAGHARALLGLTDPAEMERLAQRIVAEGLSVRATEEAVALAQGIRQAAPASRRRQQPVRHERLDYFANSLTSRLDTTVKITLGARKGKIAIDFTSVQDLNRIMDLIQGETGKD; encoded by the coding sequence ATGCCGACGGTCAAGGCTCCGGCCGCCCGAGGGACCCGTTCTGCGGACGCAGCCGACAACGGGCGGGGAACCAGCCCGGCCTCTGCTGAGCCGGCGACCTCGACGGCCCCGCCGGCGAATGACGAATCCGGTGCGGAGCCGAGCGTCTCCACCGACATCGCGGTGCTGCGGGAGATCTCTCCCGAGGACATCCACCCGAACCCGCGGCAGCCTCGTGAAGTGTTCGACGAAGAGCACATGGAGGAGCTCGTCGCGTCGATCGCCGAGGTCGGCATCCTTCAACCCGTGGTTGTCCGCGAGGTCGACGGCCCCACCCGATACGAGCTGATCATGGGTGAGCGTCGCTGGCGTGCGAGTCAGCGCGCCGGGCTCGAGACGCTGCCGGCGATCGTGCGCCAGACCCCGGATGAGAACCTTCTGCGCGATGCACTGCTGGAGAACCTCCACCGATCCCAGTTGAATCCGCTGGAAGAGGCGGCCGCGTATCAGCAGCTGATGGAGGACTTCGAGTGCACGCAGGAGGAACTCTCGGCCCGGATCGGTCGTTCGCGGCCGCAGATCTCCAACACGCTGCGCCTGATGAAACTGCCCCCGCTCGTGCAGAGCCGCGTCGCGCAGGGAGCCCTCAGCGCCGGTCACGCCCGTGCGCTGCTCGGTCTCACGGACCCCGCCGAGATGGAGCGACTCGCCCAGCGCATCGTGGCGGAGGGCCTCTCAGTCCGGGCGACGGAGGAGGCGGTGGCCCTCGCACAGGGAATCCGTCAGGCAGCGCCGGCCTCGCGTCGCCGTCAGCAGCCGGTCCGGCACGAGCGGCTTGACTACTTCGCCAACTCCCTCACCAGCAGGCTCGACACCACCGTGAAGATCACCCTCGGCGCCCGCAAAGGCAAGATCGCGATCGACTTCACCTCCGTCCAGGACCTGAACCGCATCATGGACCTCATCCAGGGCGAGACCGGAAAGGACTGA
- a CDS encoding ParA family protein, whose protein sequence is MAEEQEERPGAWKALRRRWSGKNGAKKGEEATAPSKLRRQRLSRPERTRVFTTSNQKGGVGKTTTTVNLAAALARAGMRVLVIDIDPQGNASTALNVPHTSDVASVYDVLLDETEIHEAVQDAPDIDGLQVLPATIDLAGAEIELVSLVAREARLQKALDRYMTWREENGQERLDYVFIDCPPSLGLLTVNAFVAAEEVLIPIQAEYYALEGLSQLLKNVQMIQKHLNPRLRLSTILLTMFDSRTNLAVQVAEEVREHFPDQLLETAIPRNVRISEAPSYQQTVLTYDPTSAGAVAYREAAAEIALQGVPAAQ, encoded by the coding sequence ATGGCAGAGGAGCAGGAAGAGCGCCCCGGCGCCTGGAAGGCACTGCGCCGGCGCTGGTCGGGCAAGAACGGCGCCAAGAAGGGCGAGGAGGCGACCGCACCGTCGAAGCTGCGGCGCCAGCGCCTGAGCCGCCCCGAGCGCACCCGTGTGTTCACGACGTCCAATCAGAAGGGCGGGGTCGGCAAGACCACGACGACCGTGAACCTCGCTGCCGCCCTCGCCCGGGCCGGCATGCGCGTGCTCGTGATCGACATTGATCCGCAGGGCAACGCGTCCACCGCCCTGAACGTGCCGCACACCTCGGACGTCGCGTCGGTGTACGACGTGCTGCTCGACGAGACCGAGATCCACGAGGCCGTCCAGGACGCTCCGGACATCGACGGGCTGCAGGTGCTCCCGGCGACGATCGACTTGGCCGGGGCCGAGATCGAGCTGGTGTCGCTGGTCGCCCGTGAGGCGCGCCTGCAGAAGGCGCTGGACCGGTACATGACGTGGCGCGAGGAGAACGGCCAGGAGCGCCTCGACTACGTGTTCATCGACTGCCCGCCGTCGCTGGGGCTGCTCACCGTCAATGCGTTCGTCGCGGCGGAGGAGGTGCTCATCCCGATTCAGGCGGAGTACTACGCGCTCGAAGGCCTCAGCCAGCTGCTCAAGAACGTGCAGATGATTCAGAAGCACCTCAACCCCCGACTGCGGCTGAGCACGATCCTGCTGACCATGTTCGACTCGCGGACCAATCTGGCTGTGCAGGTGGCGGAGGAGGTGCGTGAGCACTTCCCGGATCAGCTGCTGGAGACGGCGATCCCCCGCAACGTGCGCATCTCCGAAGCGCCGAGCTACCAGCAGACGGTGCTGACATACGACCCGACGTCGGCCGGCGCGGTGGCGTACCGCGAGGCCGCGGCAGAGATCGCGCTGCAGGGTGTTCCTGCCGCGCAGTGA
- the rsmG gene encoding 16S rRNA (guanine(527)-N(7))-methyltransferase RsmG: MTERPGQSGHEGSYDQRPGLHHDERQASERPAPVGQEPPELPAELYEAADQIFGDALDAAQRYVAHLADTGIEWGLIGPREVPRLWERHVLNCAVVADLVPQGALVADVGSGAGLPGLCLALARPDCQFLLIEPLERRVEWLDMVVADLGLENVDVIRGRAEQVGLNLDVDVVTARAVSGLKSLLPLTMPLLGGRGQLLAIKGRSAADEIAAAAKPLRKYSGAEPEILTVGDDVLPQPTTVVRVTARRK; this comes from the coding sequence ATGACTGAGCGTCCTGGCCAGAGCGGCCACGAGGGCAGCTACGACCAGCGCCCCGGCCTGCACCACGATGAGAGGCAGGCCTCCGAGCGGCCTGCGCCGGTCGGCCAGGAGCCGCCCGAGCTGCCCGCGGAGCTGTACGAGGCCGCCGACCAGATCTTCGGCGACGCCCTCGACGCGGCGCAGCGGTACGTCGCGCACCTGGCGGACACGGGCATCGAGTGGGGTCTGATCGGTCCGCGCGAGGTGCCCCGCCTGTGGGAGCGCCACGTGCTCAACTGCGCCGTCGTCGCGGATCTGGTGCCGCAGGGCGCGCTCGTGGCGGACGTGGGCTCAGGCGCCGGACTGCCGGGGCTCTGCCTGGCCCTGGCCCGGCCGGACTGCCAGTTCCTGCTGATCGAGCCGCTCGAACGGCGCGTCGAATGGCTGGACATGGTGGTCGCGGACCTGGGCCTGGAGAACGTCGACGTCATCCGCGGGCGGGCCGAGCAGGTGGGTCTGAACCTCGACGTCGACGTTGTGACCGCGCGGGCCGTATCCGGGCTGAAGTCGCTGCTGCCGCTGACCATGCCCCTGCTGGGCGGTCGCGGGCAGCTGCTGGCCATCAAGGGGCGCAGCGCCGCCGACGAGATCGCCGCCGCGGCCAAGCCCCTGCGGAAGTACAGTGGTGCCGAACCGGAGATCCTCACCGTCGGCGACGACGTGCTCCCCCAGCCCACCACGGTGGTTCGGGTGACCGCACGCCGGAAGTGA
- a CDS encoding protein jag — MSAEQTTDGPDDLIARLEQEGEVAADYVEELLDIADLDGDIDIEIRDERVCVSVVAEEGDDRLEDLVGEDGRTLDSLQELVRLAVLAATGRRSRLLLDVAGYRAERDRRLRSVAGEAVERARAEGGRVHLDPMSAYERKIVHDVVAEAGLTSESEGEGPSRHVVVSADD; from the coding sequence ATGAGCGCCGAGCAGACGACCGACGGCCCCGACGACCTCATCGCGCGCCTGGAGCAGGAGGGCGAGGTCGCGGCCGACTACGTCGAGGAGTTGCTGGACATCGCGGACCTCGACGGGGACATCGACATCGAGATCCGCGATGAGCGGGTGTGCGTGTCCGTCGTCGCGGAGGAGGGCGACGATCGGCTCGAGGATCTGGTCGGCGAGGACGGCCGCACCCTGGACTCCCTGCAGGAGCTCGTCCGGCTCGCGGTGCTGGCCGCGACCGGCCGCCGCTCCCGCCTGCTGCTGGATGTCGCGGGATATCGGGCCGAGCGGGACCGGCGGCTGCGCTCGGTCGCCGGTGAGGCGGTCGAGCGGGCCCGGGCCGAGGGCGGTCGCGTGCACCTGGACCCGATGAGCGCCTACGAGCGCAAGATCGTCCACGACGTCGTCGCCGAGGCCGGCCTCACGTCCGAGTCCGAGGGCGAGGGGCCTTCCCGGCACGTGGTGGTGTCCGCCGATGACTGA
- the yidC gene encoding membrane protein insertase YidC, with amino-acid sequence MGFFEAILLPFRWIMSWILGAFHDLLDLVGLPPEAGFTWALSILLLVVLIRVLLIPIFVKQIKAQRAMQAIQPELQKLNAKYKGKKDSLSRQAMALEQRELMKKHKANPFAACLPLLVQMPFFFALYQVLIGARGAAERGEGMDALSAEQIRSFESSEIFGATMSDTLVGSFGSNWAVVVVAIVLILLMSGSMFFMQKMLMTKNMSDKQLEGPVAQTQQIMLYGMPLIFGIGGINFPIGVLLYWTFSNFWAVGQQWWIIRNNPTPGSLAERELNERRAAKGLPPVGQKVADEQPATKRKGSQGRGAKSERGSTAATATAERPVASDERTDRASSAGATLNGRPMDPAGRSSRQRQQPQRKNRRKKK; translated from the coding sequence ATGGGTTTCTTCGAAGCCATCCTTCTCCCGTTCCGCTGGATCATGTCCTGGATCCTGGGCGCGTTCCATGACCTGCTGGACCTCGTCGGGCTGCCTCCCGAGGCGGGCTTCACGTGGGCGCTGTCGATCCTGCTGCTCGTGGTCCTGATCCGCGTGCTGCTCATCCCGATCTTCGTGAAGCAGATCAAGGCGCAGCGCGCCATGCAGGCCATTCAGCCGGAGCTGCAGAAGCTCAACGCCAAGTACAAGGGCAAGAAGGACTCGCTCTCGCGCCAGGCCATGGCCCTCGAGCAGCGTGAGCTGATGAAGAAGCACAAGGCGAACCCCTTCGCCGCGTGCCTGCCGCTGCTGGTGCAGATGCCGTTCTTCTTCGCGCTCTACCAGGTGCTGATCGGCGCCCGTGGTGCCGCCGAGCGCGGCGAGGGGATGGACGCGCTCTCGGCCGAGCAGATCCGTTCCTTCGAGAGCTCCGAGATCTTCGGGGCGACGATGTCCGACACCCTCGTCGGCTCCTTCGGGTCGAACTGGGCCGTCGTCGTCGTGGCGATCGTCCTGATCCTGCTGATGTCCGGCTCCATGTTTTTCATGCAGAAGATGCTGATGACGAAGAACATGTCGGACAAGCAGCTCGAGGGTCCTGTGGCCCAGACCCAGCAGATCATGCTCTACGGCATGCCCCTGATCTTCGGCATCGGCGGCATCAACTTCCCCATCGGCGTCCTGTTGTACTGGACGTTCTCGAACTTCTGGGCCGTGGGTCAGCAGTGGTGGATCATCCGCAACAACCCCACCCCGGGCTCCCTGGCCGAGCGTGAGCTCAACGAGCGCCGCGCCGCGAAGGGCCTGCCCCCGGTGGGTCAGAAGGTCGCCGACGAGCAGCCCGCGACCAAGCGCAAGGGCAGCCAGGGCCGGGGCGCGAAGTCCGAGCGGGGTTCGACGGCCGCGACGGCCACCGCCGAGCGCCCCGTCGCGTCGGATGAGCGGACCGATCGCGCCTCCTCGGCCGGGGCCACGTTGAACGGTCGCCCCATGGACCCGGCGGGACGATCGTCTCGTCAGCGGCAGCAGCCCCAGCGCAAGAACCGCCGGAAGAAGAAGTGA
- the yidD gene encoding membrane protein insertion efficiency factor YidD: MTETRPDTSAVAGSPFVVREPSRQWGPLRAAPSALLAALLTLYRAVVSPLYGDVCRYFPSCSAYGLEAVHVHGAVAGTLLTVRRLSRCHPWADGGLDPVPPGRRRWPPGEHPRIIDLNHPPIPPDPSQED, from the coding sequence ATGACCGAGACCAGACCCGACACCTCCGCCGTCGCCGGCTCCCCGTTCGTCGTTCGGGAGCCTTCCCGGCAGTGGGGTCCGCTGCGCGCGGCCCCGTCCGCGCTGCTGGCCGCCCTGCTCACGCTCTACCGCGCCGTCGTCTCGCCGCTCTACGGAGACGTGTGCCGCTACTTCCCGAGCTGCTCGGCGTATGGGCTCGAAGCGGTCCATGTGCACGGCGCGGTCGCCGGCACGCTGCTGACCGTGCGTCGTCTCTCACGCTGCCACCCCTGGGCGGACGGGGGCCTCGATCCCGTGCCGCCGGGGCGGCGACGATGGCCCCCGGGAGAGCATCCGCGGATCATCGACCTGAACCACCCTCCCATCCCACCTGACCCCTCGCAGGAGGACTGA
- the rnpA gene encoding ribonuclease P protein component — MLPRAHRVRTTADFQHIRRTGVRAGRRHVVVTVAAGPDPTRPAPSSTSPGPRAGFVVSKAVGDAVTRNRVKRRLRAIVAEQLRGAELAGTDALVQVRALPAAAGVDHAQLRRDVVSALRQCLRKIDGRRPRTQG, encoded by the coding sequence GTGCTGCCTCGCGCCCACCGGGTCCGGACGACGGCAGACTTCCAGCACATCCGACGCACCGGGGTCCGCGCAGGACGTCGGCACGTCGTGGTCACCGTCGCAGCCGGACCAGACCCGACCCGGCCCGCACCCTCGAGCACGTCTCCGGGGCCGCGGGCCGGGTTCGTCGTGTCCAAAGCCGTCGGCGACGCGGTGACCCGCAATCGGGTCAAGCGGCGGCTGCGGGCGATCGTCGCCGAGCAGCTGCGCGGTGCCGAGCTGGCCGGGACCGACGCGCTCGTCCAGGTGCGGGCCCTGCCCGCGGCCGCGGGCGTGGACCATGCCCAGCTGCGGCGTGACGTCGTCTCCGCCCTGCGGCAGTGCTTGCGCAAGATCGACGGCCGGCGACCGAGGACGCAGGGGTGA